One window from the genome of Serinibacter salmoneus encodes:
- the nuoL gene encoding NADH-quinone oxidoreductase subunit L, with amino-acid sequence MIDASWLLVAIPALSAAVLLLLGRRSDAWGPYLAIAASTASFVVGLLTLFTVLGEEAENRIHDVTLYSWLPAGDFSVDLGMRIDPLSLTFVMLITFVGTLIHVYSLGYMQHDADKRRFFAYLNLFVAAMLTLVLANSYAGLFLGWEGVGLASYLLIGFWNQHTENAVAAKKAFVMNRVGDMGLIIAMGLMAANVGSVSFADVDAAVPGLSAGVLTAMGLLLLLGAVGKSAQFPLQAWLGDAMAGPTPVSALIHAATMVTAGVYIIVRSDAIFSAAPDARLVVAVIGAFTLLLGAFIACAKDDIKKSLAGSTMSQIGYMVLGAGLGPIGYAFAIFHLVTHGFFKAGLFLGAGSLMHANDDSTDMRHYGGLRKVMMITWLTFAACWLAIMGVPPFSGFYSKDKIIEAAFVGSGWQPWVLGGAALIGAGITAFYMSRMFFMTFFGKERWVDSAEKLGPDDPRPVRHPHESPLVMTIPMIVLALGATFLGMLLAWDSAIEHWLAPVVGESELHHAEPVMPLWLIMTTTLTLVALGILLAWRQYGMNPVPLTPPHGSVLTRAARRDFYADDVNEALTMRPGQHLTRTLVYADTAVVDGSVNGLARGTVSLGRSWRKLQNGYVRSYAALILAGVVVAGIVLHLVRM; translated from the coding sequence ATGATCGACGCGAGCTGGCTGCTCGTCGCCATTCCGGCGCTCAGCGCCGCCGTCCTGCTGCTGCTCGGGCGTCGCAGCGACGCCTGGGGGCCCTACCTCGCCATCGCCGCGAGCACCGCTTCCTTCGTGGTCGGGCTGTTGACCCTGTTCACCGTGCTGGGCGAGGAGGCGGAGAACCGCATCCACGACGTCACGCTGTACAGCTGGCTGCCGGCCGGGGACTTCTCCGTGGACCTCGGGATGCGGATCGACCCGCTCTCGCTCACGTTCGTGATGCTCATCACATTCGTCGGCACGCTGATCCACGTCTACTCGCTCGGCTACATGCAGCACGACGCGGACAAGCGGCGCTTCTTCGCCTACTTGAACCTGTTCGTCGCCGCGATGCTCACGCTGGTCCTCGCCAACTCCTATGCCGGGCTGTTCCTCGGCTGGGAGGGCGTCGGCCTGGCGTCCTACCTGCTGATCGGCTTCTGGAACCAGCACACCGAGAACGCGGTCGCGGCCAAGAAGGCGTTCGTGATGAACCGCGTGGGGGACATGGGCCTCATCATCGCGATGGGGCTCATGGCCGCGAACGTCGGCTCGGTGAGCTTCGCCGACGTCGACGCCGCGGTGCCCGGCCTCTCCGCGGGTGTCCTGACCGCCATGGGACTCCTGTTACTGCTCGGGGCGGTGGGTAAGTCCGCACAGTTCCCACTGCAGGCGTGGCTCGGTGACGCGATGGCGGGCCCGACACCGGTCTCCGCGCTGATCCACGCGGCGACCATGGTCACCGCCGGGGTGTACATCATCGTGCGCTCGGACGCGATCTTCTCCGCGGCGCCGGACGCCCGGCTGGTGGTGGCCGTGATCGGTGCCTTCACGCTTCTGCTCGGTGCCTTCATCGCCTGCGCGAAGGACGACATCAAGAAGTCCCTCGCCGGTTCGACGATGTCCCAGATCGGCTACATGGTGCTCGGCGCCGGCCTCGGACCGATCGGGTACGCGTTCGCGATCTTCCACCTGGTCACGCACGGCTTCTTCAAGGCCGGGCTCTTCCTCGGTGCGGGATCGCTGATGCACGCGAACGACGACTCCACCGACATGCGCCACTACGGTGGCCTGCGCAAGGTCATGATGATCACCTGGCTCACGTTCGCGGCCTGTTGGCTCGCCATCATGGGCGTGCCACCCTTCTCCGGGTTCTACTCCAAGGACAAGATCATCGAGGCCGCGTTCGTGGGCTCCGGCTGGCAGCCCTGGGTGCTGGGCGGCGCAGCGCTGATCGGCGCCGGGATCACCGCGTTCTACATGTCCCGCATGTTCTTCATGACCTTCTTCGGCAAGGAGCGCTGGGTGGACTCCGCCGAGAAGCTCGGACCGGACGACCCGCGGCCGGTGCGCCACCCGCACGAATCCCCGTTGGTCATGACGATCCCGATGATCGTGCTCGCGCTCGGAGCGACCTTCCTCGGGATGCTGCTCGCCTGGGACTCCGCGATCGAGCACTGGCTCGCGCCGGTGGTCGGGGAGTCCGAGCTGCATCACGCCGAACCGGTCATGCCGTTGTGGCTCATCATGACCACCACCCTGACCCTGGTGGCGCTCGGGATCCTGCTGGCCTGGCGCCAGTACGGGATGAACCCCGTACCGCTCACGCCCCCGCACGGTTCCGTGCTCACCCGCGCGGCCCGCCGCGACTTCTACGCCGACGATGTGAACGAGGCCCTCACGATGCGACCAGGTCAGCACCTGACCAGAACCCTGGTGTACGCCGACACCGCCGTGGTGGACGGCTCCGTCAACGGCTTGGCGCGCGGCACCGTTTCCCTGGGCAGGTCCTGGCGCAAGCTGCAGAACGGCTACGTGCGCAGCTACGCCGCCCTGATCCTGGCCGGCGTCGTCGTCGCCGGCATCGTCCTGCACCTCGTGAGAATGTGA
- a CDS encoding NADH-quinone oxidoreductase subunit M: MSEFPWITVLIAVPVLTAIALWVLPVLHKHARAIGLTVSLVVLAVAVIMAASFDIADASSHQFTELAAWIPQIGVSYAVGLNGLGLVMVLLATALVPIVIAADWNAVPDDGDLSDRRQATFVSLVLMLAGLMVAVFAARDLFLFYVVFEVMLLPVYFLIGMFGGTNRRQAAVKFLVYSLAGGLVMLLGVVVTYLNGPRGEQGFLLDNLAGSITDPTLQMWLFVAFFVAFAVKAPMWPVHTWLPDATAAATPGTSTLLVGVLDKVGTFGMIALCLPLFPQAAADAAGVIVVLALISILYGALVAMGQQDLMRFTAFTSVSHFGFIVLGIFIGSEVAMTGAMFYMLAHGLSIAGMFLLAGFLAERGGSRRIDAYGGWQRVTPVLAGLFLVSGLASVALPGLSGFVGEYLVLMGSFQVSIPAAVVATLAVVLAALYFLLVYQRVFTGPPPPDRVAEVSSGGLRDLLARERWALIPIVAAMLVLGFVPGPVLDVLTPISQVLVMGGAQ; this comes from the coding sequence GTGAGCGAGTTCCCGTGGATCACGGTCCTCATTGCTGTCCCGGTGCTGACCGCCATCGCCCTGTGGGTGCTGCCGGTCCTGCACAAGCACGCACGCGCCATCGGACTGACGGTCTCCCTGGTCGTGCTCGCCGTGGCCGTCATCATGGCGGCGTCCTTCGACATCGCCGATGCCTCGAGCCACCAGTTCACCGAGCTGGCGGCGTGGATCCCACAGATCGGGGTGAGCTACGCCGTCGGGCTCAACGGTCTCGGGCTGGTGATGGTGCTGCTCGCCACCGCGCTGGTGCCGATCGTCATCGCGGCCGACTGGAACGCCGTCCCCGACGACGGTGACCTCAGCGACCGGCGCCAGGCCACGTTCGTGTCCCTCGTGCTCATGCTCGCGGGGCTCATGGTCGCGGTGTTCGCCGCGCGGGACCTGTTCCTGTTCTACGTGGTCTTCGAGGTCATGCTGCTCCCGGTGTACTTCCTGATCGGGATGTTCGGGGGCACGAACCGGCGCCAGGCGGCCGTGAAGTTCCTGGTCTACTCCCTCGCGGGCGGGCTGGTGATGCTGCTCGGTGTGGTGGTGACCTACCTCAACGGGCCCCGTGGTGAGCAGGGCTTCCTGCTGGACAACCTCGCCGGCTCGATCACCGATCCGACGCTGCAGATGTGGCTGTTCGTGGCGTTCTTCGTGGCCTTCGCGGTGAAGGCGCCGATGTGGCCGGTACACACCTGGTTGCCGGATGCCACCGCCGCCGCCACACCGGGGACCTCCACCCTGCTGGTGGGTGTGCTGGACAAGGTCGGTACCTTCGGCATGATCGCGCTGTGCCTGCCGCTCTTCCCGCAGGCCGCCGCCGACGCCGCGGGTGTCATCGTGGTGCTGGCGTTGATCTCGATTCTCTACGGCGCGTTGGTGGCGATGGGGCAGCAGGACCTGATGCGCTTCACCGCGTTCACGTCCGTCTCGCACTTCGGTTTCATCGTGCTCGGCATCTTCATCGGGTCCGAGGTCGCCATGACCGGGGCGATGTTCTACATGCTCGCTCACGGACTCTCGATCGCCGGGATGTTCCTGCTCGCGGGCTTCCTCGCTGAGCGGGGCGGCTCGCGGCGCATCGACGCCTACGGCGGTTGGCAGCGGGTGACCCCGGTGCTGGCGGGCCTGTTCCTGGTATCCGGTCTCGCGAGCGTGGCCCTGCCGGGCCTGTCCGGGTTCGTGGGGGAGTACCTCGTGCTGATGGGCTCCTTCCAGGTCTCGATCCCCGCCGCGGTCGTGGCCACGCTGGCCGTCGTGCTGGCCGCGCTCTACTTCCTGCTGGTCTACCAGCGGGTGTTCACCGGACCCCCGCCGCCGGACCGGGTGGCCGAGGTCTCCTCCGGTGGGCTGCGTGACCTGCTCGCGCGGGAACGCTGGGCCCTCATTCCGATCGTCGCCGCCATGCTGGTCCTGGGCTTCGTGCCGGGTCCGGTGCTGGACGTGCTGACGCCGATCTCGCAGGTGCTCGTGATGGGAGGCGCCCAGTGA
- the nuoN gene encoding NADH-quinone oxidoreductase subunit NuoN → MTTFVAPDIDWGALAPVIATALGGVIAVFVAVFVPAGIRRDIQVALTFLTTVVALLLVVWRWVVVVGTGESVIAAGQLAEDGPALAAQLVILVIALVGFAVVAARVGGEEAFAPQGAAPPGSDYEEAANRAGLQQTEVFPLLLFSLTGMLVFPMANDLLVLFVALEVLSLPLYVLSALARRRRLLSQEAALKYFLLGAFSSAIFLFGIALLYGYSGSLIYGDLATAASATAGMEGMAVVGFVLLLVGLLFKVGAVPFHAWVPDVYQGAPTPVTGFMAAATKAAAFAAIARVLYVAAPGLGWDLAPLLWGVAILSMVFGTVLAIVQTDIKRTLAYSSIAHAGFALVALVGLSAQGPTALLFYLLAYGVATVGSFAVITVVREQDETGSVRGEATHLSQWAGLGRRHPMLASAMGLFLLSFAGIPLTAGFIGKFEAFSAAADGGAWPLVLVAVLASAAAAFFYVRVIVLMFFTQPEESEMPGATVVAPSALTTTTVAVCAALTLILGVFPAPVLDLLSRAVMFVV, encoded by the coding sequence GTGACCACCTTCGTCGCCCCCGACATCGATTGGGGTGCACTCGCCCCGGTGATCGCCACCGCACTCGGCGGCGTGATCGCGGTGTTCGTCGCGGTCTTCGTACCAGCCGGCATCCGCCGGGACATCCAGGTCGCTCTGACCTTCCTGACCACGGTGGTGGCACTGCTGCTCGTGGTGTGGCGCTGGGTGGTCGTGGTGGGCACCGGGGAGTCGGTGATCGCCGCCGGCCAGCTCGCCGAGGACGGTCCGGCCCTGGCCGCCCAGCTCGTGATCCTCGTCATCGCACTGGTGGGCTTCGCCGTCGTGGCGGCCCGCGTGGGTGGTGAGGAGGCGTTCGCGCCGCAGGGCGCCGCGCCTCCCGGGTCGGACTACGAGGAGGCCGCCAACCGCGCCGGGCTGCAGCAGACCGAGGTGTTCCCGCTGCTGCTGTTCAGCCTGACCGGGATGCTCGTGTTCCCGATGGCCAACGACCTGCTCGTGCTGTTCGTGGCTCTCGAGGTGCTCTCCCTGCCGCTGTATGTGCTCAGTGCCCTGGCACGCCGTCGTCGACTGCTCTCCCAGGAAGCTGCGCTGAAGTACTTCCTGCTCGGGGCGTTCTCCTCGGCGATCTTCCTGTTCGGCATCGCGCTGCTGTACGGCTACTCCGGTTCGCTGATCTACGGCGACCTCGCCACCGCGGCCAGCGCTACGGCCGGCATGGAGGGTATGGCCGTTGTCGGCTTCGTGCTGCTCCTGGTCGGCCTGCTGTTCAAGGTGGGCGCGGTGCCCTTCCACGCGTGGGTGCCCGACGTCTACCAGGGCGCACCCACCCCGGTCACCGGCTTCATGGCCGCCGCCACCAAGGCTGCAGCCTTCGCCGCCATCGCCCGCGTGCTGTACGTGGCCGCACCTGGTCTCGGGTGGGACCTCGCGCCGCTGCTGTGGGGCGTGGCGATCCTCTCGATGGTGTTCGGCACCGTGCTCGCGATCGTCCAGACGGACATCAAGCGCACCCTGGCCTACTCCTCGATCGCTCACGCCGGCTTCGCGCTCGTGGCCCTCGTGGGGCTCTCGGCGCAGGGCCCCACAGCACTGTTGTTCTACCTGCTCGCGTACGGGGTGGCGACAGTCGGTTCGTTCGCGGTCATCACCGTGGTCCGGGAGCAGGACGAGACCGGCAGCGTGCGTGGTGAGGCCACCCACCTGTCGCAGTGGGCGGGTCTGGGGCGTCGGCACCCGATGCTGGCCTCCGCCATGGGGCTGTTCCTCCTCTCCTTCGCGGGGATCCCGCTCACCGCGGGCTTCATCGGGAAGTTCGAGGCGTTCAGCGCGGCTGCGGACGGCGGAGCCTGGCCGCTCGTGCTCGTCGCCGTGCTCGCCTCCGCGGCAGCCGCGTTCTTCTACGTGCGGGTGATCGTGCTGATGTTCTTCACCCAGCCGGAGGAGTCGGAGATGCCCGGGGCCACGGTCGTGGCGCCCTCGGCGCTCACCACCACCACGGTGGCGGTGTGCGCCGCGCTGACGCTGATTCTCGGTGTGTTCCCGGCGCCGGTTCTCGATCTGCTCTCCCGGGCAGTTATGTTCGTGGTGTGA
- a CDS encoding polyprenyl synthetase family protein: protein MSTTPLPLHDPGLEDILVEGLAEIERRLAVAVSRTSVLDDAPSSHLLSAGGKRMRPALALLAAQLGTGTSEEVLEAAVGVELTHLASLYHDDVMDSASTRRGAPSAHHVWGNSVAILAGDLLFARASQTVAGLGPVAVRIQAETFERLCVGQLHETIGPQGETDPVEHHIGVLAGKTGSLIAASAHYGALFAGVTGDALRAVVEYGERVGVAFQLADDVLDLTSSAEVLGKTPGTDLREGVPTMPVLLLRRRIAASGADAGDAEGVAILAALDGESGDLAQPAVLADVVARLSAHPVMEEAREMARQWSRDAVAQLDVLPESATKDAMKEFADLVVERMA, encoded by the coding sequence GTGAGCACCACACCCCTGCCGCTGCACGACCCGGGTCTCGAGGACATCCTGGTCGAGGGACTGGCGGAGATCGAGAGGCGGCTGGCCGTGGCGGTCAGCCGGACCAGCGTCCTGGACGATGCGCCCTCCAGCCACCTGCTGAGCGCGGGCGGCAAGCGCATGCGCCCGGCGCTGGCGCTGCTGGCCGCCCAGCTCGGCACCGGCACATCCGAGGAGGTCCTCGAGGCCGCGGTCGGGGTCGAGCTCACTCACCTGGCCTCGCTGTACCACGACGACGTCATGGACTCCGCGAGCACTCGGCGCGGCGCCCCGAGCGCCCACCACGTGTGGGGGAACTCGGTCGCGATCCTGGCCGGTGACCTGCTGTTCGCCCGTGCCTCCCAGACCGTGGCGGGGTTGGGCCCGGTGGCGGTGCGGATCCAGGCGGAGACGTTCGAGCGGCTGTGCGTGGGGCAGCTGCACGAGACGATCGGGCCGCAGGGCGAGACCGACCCGGTGGAGCACCACATCGGTGTGCTCGCCGGGAAGACGGGATCGCTGATCGCCGCCTCCGCGCACTACGGCGCGCTGTTCGCTGGCGTGACCGGGGACGCGCTGCGGGCCGTGGTGGAGTACGGCGAGCGGGTGGGCGTCGCCTTCCAGTTGGCCGACGATGTGCTCGATCTGACCTCCTCCGCCGAGGTGCTCGGGAAGACGCCCGGCACCGATCTGCGCGAGGGTGTTCCCACGATGCCGGTCCTGCTCCTGCGGCGCCGTATCGCGGCGAGCGGCGCGGATGCAGGGGACGCCGAGGGCGTGGCCATCCTGGCTGCCCTGGATGGCGAGTCCGGCGATCTGGCGCAGCCCGCGGTGCTGGCGGACGTGGTGGCGCGGTTGTCCGCACACCCTGTCATGGAGGAGGCCCGCGAGATGGCGCGGCAGTGGTCGCGTGACGCGGTCGCGCAACTGGACGTGCTGCCCGAATCCGCCACGAAGGACGCGATGAAGGAGTTCGCGGACCTCGTCGTGGAGCGAATGGCCTGA
- a CDS encoding FAD-dependent oxidoreductase, with protein sequence MRVAVVGAGPAGIYASDILSREIPGIAIDLFDRLPAPYGLVRYGVAPDHPRIKGIVSALNKVLARGDIRLLGNVDIGTDLTQADLAAHYDAVIFATGAIHDAALDIPGIDLTGSFGAADFVSWFDGHPDYPRTWPLEAREIAVIGAGNVALDVARMLAKHPKDLASTEIPANVAQGLAASPVTDVHVFARRGPAQAKFTPLELRELGHVPDVDVVVYPEDFDFDEGSQAAMEESNQVRQVVTTLTDWALNDPAESTASRRLHLHFLHRPVEVVSDGAGHVAGLVTERTVLVGDGSVTGTGEMVTTPVQALYRAVGYFGSPLPDVPFDQTRGVIPNDGGRVLGADGSPIPGMYATGWIKRGPVGLIGSTKSDARETVSHLVADLREGIGLRPVVEGSEDDADVLALLAERGVEVTTWQGWELLEAHERALGEAEGRERIKVVPREEMVAISRAGAPVGAGE encoded by the coding sequence CTGCGTGTCGCCGTTGTCGGAGCCGGTCCCGCCGGCATCTACGCCTCCGACATCCTCTCCCGCGAGATCCCGGGGATCGCGATCGATCTGTTCGACCGTCTCCCGGCACCCTACGGTCTCGTGCGCTATGGCGTCGCACCCGACCACCCGCGCATCAAGGGGATCGTGTCCGCGCTCAACAAAGTGCTCGCCCGCGGTGACATCCGCCTGCTGGGCAACGTCGATATCGGCACCGACCTGACGCAGGCGGACCTGGCGGCGCACTACGACGCCGTGATCTTCGCCACCGGGGCGATCCATGACGCGGCGCTGGACATCCCCGGTATCGACCTGACCGGCTCCTTCGGTGCCGCCGACTTCGTTTCCTGGTTCGACGGCCACCCGGACTACCCGCGGACGTGGCCGTTGGAGGCACGGGAGATCGCGGTGATCGGCGCGGGGAACGTGGCGCTGGACGTGGCGCGGATGTTGGCCAAGCACCCGAAGGACCTCGCGTCCACCGAGATCCCGGCGAACGTGGCGCAGGGTCTGGCGGCCTCCCCGGTGACCGATGTGCACGTCTTCGCCCGGCGCGGGCCCGCACAGGCCAAGTTCACGCCGCTGGAGCTGCGAGAGCTGGGCCACGTCCCGGACGTGGACGTGGTGGTCTACCCCGAGGACTTCGACTTCGACGAGGGCTCCCAGGCGGCGATGGAGGAGTCGAATCAGGTCCGCCAGGTGGTCACCACCCTCACCGACTGGGCGCTGAACGACCCGGCGGAGTCCACCGCCTCCCGCCGGCTGCACCTGCACTTCCTGCACCGTCCGGTGGAGGTCGTCTCCGACGGTGCCGGTCACGTGGCGGGACTCGTCACCGAGCGCACGGTCCTCGTGGGCGACGGGTCGGTCACGGGCACCGGTGAGATGGTCACCACGCCGGTCCAGGCGCTCTACCGGGCCGTGGGCTACTTCGGCTCACCGCTGCCCGATGTTCCCTTCGACCAGACGCGCGGTGTCATTCCCAACGATGGTGGGCGGGTGCTGGGCGCCGACGGGTCGCCGATCCCCGGGATGTACGCCACCGGCTGGATCAAGCGCGGCCCGGTCGGGCTCATCGGCTCCACCAAGTCCGATGCGCGGGAGACGGTGAGCCACCTGGTCGCCGACCTGCGTGAGGGAATCGGTCTGCGCCCGGTGGTCGAAGGCTCCGAGGACGATGCCGACGTGCTCGCCCTCCTGGCGGAGCGCGGCGTCGAGGTGACGACCTGGCAGGGCTGGGAACTGCTCGAGGCGCACGAGAGGGCGCTCGGTGAGGCCGAGGGTCGCGAGCGCATCAAGGTGGTTCCCCGCGAGGAGATGGTGGCGATCTCCCGCGCCGGCGCCCCGGTGGGCGCCGGCGAGTAG
- the htpX gene encoding zinc metalloprotease HtpX yields the protein MTTPFAPGHSHHNAAKTALLFGALWAVLLVLGALLAGGTGNSAFIWVFAGIGLLSTAYSYWNSDKIAIRSMRAQPVTREQAPTLYRIVEELSARAGQPMPRLYVAPTETPNAFATGRNPRNAAVCCTVGIMRLLNERELRGVLGHELMHVYNRDILTSSVAAAVAGVITSVAQFMLFFGGGGRDRQGNPIAMIGMLLAALLAPFAASMIQLAISRTREYDADEDGARLTGDPLGLASALRAIEAGVSAAPMRASQQTENVSHLMIANPFRGGGMSRMFATHPPMADRIARLESQAGVR from the coding sequence GTGACCACCCCCTTCGCACCCGGCCACTCCCACCACAACGCTGCCAAGACCGCGCTGCTGTTCGGTGCGCTCTGGGCGGTGCTCCTTGTGCTCGGCGCGCTCCTGGCAGGGGGCACCGGCAACTCCGCGTTCATCTGGGTCTTCGCCGGTATCGGATTGCTCTCGACCGCCTACAGTTACTGGAACTCCGACAAGATCGCGATCCGGTCCATGCGCGCGCAGCCCGTCACGCGGGAGCAGGCGCCCACGCTCTACCGGATCGTGGAGGAGCTCTCCGCCCGGGCCGGGCAGCCGATGCCGCGCCTGTACGTGGCGCCCACCGAGACCCCGAATGCGTTCGCGACGGGCCGCAACCCACGCAACGCTGCCGTGTGCTGCACGGTGGGGATCATGCGGCTGCTGAACGAGCGCGAACTGCGCGGGGTGTTGGGCCACGAACTGATGCACGTGTACAACCGGGACATCCTGACCTCATCCGTTGCCGCGGCCGTGGCGGGCGTCATCACCTCGGTGGCGCAGTTCATGCTGTTCTTCGGGGGCGGTGGCCGGGACCGCCAGGGCAATCCGATCGCGATGATCGGGATGCTGCTGGCAGCCCTGCTCGCCCCGTTCGCGGCCTCCATGATCCAACTCGCGATCTCCCGTACCCGGGAGTACGACGCCGACGAGGACGGTGCTCGCCTCACGGGTGACCCGCTCGGCCTCGCGTCCGCCTTGCGGGCGATCGAGGCAGGGGTGTCCGCCGCGCCGATGCGAGCGAGTCAGCAGACGGAGAACGTCTCCCATCTCATGATCGCCAACCCCTTCCGCGGCGGTGGCATGAGCCGGATGTTCGCCACGCACCCTCCGATGGCCGACCGCATTGCGCGACTGGAGTCCCAGGCCGGCGTCCGGTAG
- a CDS encoding YajQ family cyclic di-GMP-binding protein, which produces MADSSFDVVSKVDRQEVDNALNQAAKEVSQRYDFRGVDASIAWSGESILIQANSAERVTAALDVLETKLVKRGVSLKSIDFGEDKEPTLSGKLYRLAGSLREGLGSENAKKVGKLIRDEGPKGVKAQIQGDEVRVSSKSRDDLQAVQQLLRGADLDFAVQFVNYR; this is translated from the coding sequence ATGGCCGACTCCTCGTTCGACGTCGTCAGCAAGGTCGACCGCCAGGAGGTCGACAACGCCCTGAACCAGGCCGCCAAGGAGGTGTCCCAGCGCTACGACTTCCGCGGTGTGGACGCCTCGATCGCCTGGAGCGGGGAGAGCATCCTCATCCAGGCGAACTCCGCCGAGCGCGTCACCGCGGCACTGGACGTGCTGGAGACCAAACTCGTGAAGCGGGGCGTGTCCCTGAAGTCGATCGACTTCGGCGAGGACAAGGAGCCCACGCTCTCCGGGAAGCTCTATCGGCTCGCGGGCTCCCTGCGGGAGGGCCTGGGCTCGGAGAACGCCAAGAAGGTCGGCAAGCTCATCCGCGACGAGGGCCCCAAGGGCGTCAAGGCGCAGATCCAGGGAGATGAGGTCCGGGTCAGCAGCAAGAGCCGTGACGACCTGCAGGCCGTGCAGCAACTCCTGCGGGGCGCCGACCTCGACTTCGCGGTCCAGTTCGTCAACTACCGCTGA
- the rarD gene encoding EamA family transporter RarD has protein sequence MAAPLPSRWGLPAGISAYLLWGLMPLYIAALAPAGALEVVGHRVVWSLLLCVLLLAVMRSFSQVRAVLRSPRLMRLLIAAAFLVGTNWTVYVIAVSTGRTADAALGYFINPIVTSLLAVLLLRERLVPAQWIGLALTALAVLVIGVGYGTFPWIALTLAGTFGLYGLMKNRVGADVAALPGLTVETMVLTPLALGYLVFLAVTGQGAFGGPGQSTGPGWYAVLLMLSGPVTAVPLLLFASAARHLPLATVGTLQYMTPIIQLTLAVVVLGEEMPVARWVGFGLVWVALVLITIDGARRVRAERALRRAERALHRAARVAGAGAGAGAGAGAAVGPSGTPAGGAPGA, from the coding sequence GTGGCCGCTCCCCTCCCCAGCCGCTGGGGCCTTCCCGCCGGCATCTCGGCGTACCTGCTGTGGGGCCTGATGCCCCTGTACATCGCGGCCCTCGCGCCCGCCGGCGCGCTGGAGGTGGTGGGCCACCGCGTGGTGTGGAGCCTGCTGCTGTGCGTGCTGCTGCTGGCCGTGATGCGCTCCTTCTCCCAGGTGCGAGCCGTGCTGCGCAGCCCCCGTCTGATGCGGCTGCTCATCGCCGCCGCCTTCCTGGTCGGGACGAACTGGACGGTGTACGTGATCGCCGTCTCCACCGGCCGTACCGCGGATGCGGCACTGGGGTACTTCATCAACCCGATCGTGACCTCCCTGCTCGCGGTCCTGCTGCTGCGCGAACGGCTGGTCCCGGCCCAGTGGATCGGGCTCGCGTTGACGGCGCTCGCCGTGCTCGTGATCGGTGTGGGATACGGCACATTCCCGTGGATCGCCCTCACGCTCGCGGGAACGTTCGGACTGTACGGGTTGATGAAGAACCGGGTGGGCGCCGATGTCGCCGCGCTGCCCGGGTTGACCGTGGAGACGATGGTGCTCACGCCCCTGGCCCTGGGGTATCTGGTGTTCCTCGCGGTGACCGGACAGGGCGCCTTCGGCGGCCCCGGCCAGAGCACCGGGCCCGGGTGGTACGCCGTGCTGCTGATGCTGTCCGGACCCGTGACGGCGGTCCCCCTCCTGCTGTTCGCCAGCGCCGCTCGTCATCTCCCCCTGGCGACGGTGGGGACCCTGCAGTACATGACGCCGATCATCCAGCTCACCCTGGCGGTGGTGGTGCTCGGCGAGGAGATGCCCGTGGCCCGCTGGGTCGGGTTCGGCCTGGTCTGGGTGGCACTGGTGCTCATCACGATCGACGGCGCCCGCCGGGTGCGCGCCGAGCGCGCGCTGCGCCGCGCCGAGCGCGCCCTGCACCGCGCCGCCCGCGTCGCGGGTGCGGGCGCGGGCGCGGGTGCGGGCGCGGGCGCCGCGGTCGGTCCTTCGGGCACCCCGGCGGGTGGCGCGCCGGGCGCATGA
- the rpmG gene encoding 50S ribosomal protein L33, which yields MASKTSDIRPKITLACSECKERNYITKKNRRNNPDRLELKKYCARCNTSTAHRETR from the coding sequence GTGGCCAGCAAGACCTCTGACATCCGCCCGAAGATCACTCTCGCCTGCTCGGAGTGCAAGGAGCGGAACTACATCACCAAGAAGAACCGTCGGAACAACCCCGACCGTCTCGAGCTGAAGAAGTACTGCGCGCGCTGCAACACCTCCACGGCGCACCGCGAGACCCGCTGA
- a CDS encoding FAS1-like dehydratase domain-containing protein: MAVDSSRIGSVFTGTPAFEVSRRHVQQFADVVGATSPVHRDLAAARAAGYPDLLAPVTFAVVIAQEAEAQYVADPASGIDFSRVVHAEESFAHHRPIVAGQALGAAVHVDDIVERRGLTMVTTRTEITDADGAAVATVGSTLAIRGAQE, translated from the coding sequence GTGGCAGTCGACTCCTCGCGGATCGGGTCGGTCTTCACCGGCACGCCCGCCTTCGAGGTCTCACGCCGTCACGTCCAGCAGTTCGCTGACGTGGTGGGTGCCACCAGCCCGGTCCACCGCGATCTCGCGGCGGCCCGGGCTGCGGGCTATCCGGACCTGCTCGCTCCGGTGACCTTCGCGGTCGTGATCGCGCAGGAGGCCGAGGCCCAGTACGTGGCCGACCCGGCCTCGGGCATCGACTTCTCCCGGGTGGTGCACGCGGAGGAGTCCTTCGCCCACCACCGCCCGATCGTGGCCGGCCAGGCGCTGGGCGCCGCCGTGCACGTGGACGACATCGTGGAGCGCCGCGGCCTCACGATGGTCACCACCCGCACGGAGATCACCGATGCGGACGGCGCAGCCGTCGCGACCGTCGGTTCCACCCTGGCGATCCGAGGAGCGCAGGAATGA